In Chryseobacterium sp. C-71, the genomic window AGAGAATGTTAAATATTTCCCTATTTCAGCTTTCTATGGAGATAATATTGTCGAAAAATCGGAAAGAATGCAATGGTATCAAGGTATTGCACTTTTAGATTTTCTTGAAAATGTGGAAATTAATGAAAATAAAGATTCAGAGAATCCGAGATTTCAGGTACAGTATGTCATTCGTCCGCAGACTGACGATCTGCATGACTACCGAGGATATGCAGGAGAGGTAATTTCGGGAGTTTACACAAAAGGGGATGAAATAACGGTTCTTCCACAAAATATTCAGAGCAGAATATCAAAAATTGAAACTGGCGGAAAAGAGGTGGATTTTGTATTTACCAATCAACCTGCAGTTTTGCATATTGAGGATGATATTGACATCAGCCGTGGTGATTTTATAGTGAAAACTGATCGCCAGCCCAAAGTTGAAAATGAATTGGAAGCGGTCGTTTGCTGGCTCGATAAAAAAGAATTGAATGAAGGAAATAAATATTTTATTCAGCATAAAAGCAAAACATTGAAAGCGATTATTAAAGAAATTGAATATAAAATTGATGTCAACACTTTAGAAAAAACAGAAATAACTAGTAGTATTAAACTGAATGAGGTAGTTAAATTGCGCTTGAAAACTTCTTCACCTCTAGTTTTTGACAGTTTTGAAGACAGCAAATCAACAGGAAATGCAATTTTGATTGACGAAACAAGTAATTCTACCGTTGGAGCGGTCATGATTTTGTAGAATGGTGATTTCACGAAAAATTAAGATCAGGCTGAATGTACTTTTTGCTACTGCTGCAATTCTCCTAATTGTATCAGGAATTCTTTATAATTTGGGTTATCTGGAAGAACTTCAGATGATTTTAGCCAAAGATAATTACATTTTTTACTGGATGCTTTTAGTAGGGGTTTTAGCAGAAATCGTCGCAGGATCAATGGGAATGGGGTATGGTGTAATCTGTACGACCACACTTCTTTTTCTGAATATTCCGCCACATATTGTGAGTGCAAGCATCCATTCCGCAGAAAGTTTTACGACCGCAGCCGGAAGCATCAGTCATATTAGACTTAAAAATGTGAGTAAAAGTCTGGTAAAAAGATTGGCAATTCCTGCAGTGATCGGTGCGATTATCGGTGCATTATGTCTCACTTATGTCGGAGAATATTATTCTAAAATTAC contains:
- a CDS encoding sulfate adenylyltransferase subunit 1; the encoded protein is MDILRFITAGSVDDGKSTLIGRLLYDSKNILIDQLEALEKQSKNKNENGIDLAILTDGLRAEREQGITIDVAYRYFSTPKRKFIIADAPGHIQYTRNMITGASNSQLIIILIDARQGVIEQTRRHSIIASLLKMKNVVVAINKMDLVDYSEDIYNDIKAQYDSVAKKLGLENVKYFPISAFYGDNIVEKSERMQWYQGIALLDFLENVEINENKDSENPRFQVQYVIRPQTDDLHDYRGYAGEVISGVYTKGDEITVLPQNIQSRISKIETGGKEVDFVFTNQPAVLHIEDDIDISRGDFIVKTDRQPKVENELEAVVCWLDKKELNEGNKYFIQHKSKTLKAIIKEIEYKIDVNTLEKTEITSSIKLNEVVKLRLKTSSPLVFDSFEDSKSTGNAILIDETSNSTVGAVMIL